In one window of Chryseobacterium phocaeense DNA:
- a CDS encoding LuxR C-terminal-related transcriptional regulator — translation MENSEKKHPLIEVWNTYPGTRRDRKILDKPPVERIIGEMFAIGEFYYYALNLTNSTLSHHHENILRLHGLSSYPENLKEVIDLTHPDDIEFVIKAEQTLIDKMTEIGLEHQLYIKCSYCFRMRTAEGKYELFHHQSVITMEDETGIPIQAINIHTNINHITKINPYTVLVSGIGPRNDFHQVKFDCFSEPENFSEHLTKREMEILALIAKGYSAPEIAQALILSEHTIRTHRKNILRKTDSRNSKELVKKAFEKGLI, via the coding sequence ATGGAAAATTCAGAAAAAAAGCACCCTCTTATTGAGGTCTGGAATACGTACCCTGGTACAAGAAGAGACAGAAAGATTCTGGATAAACCACCTGTAGAAAGGATTATTGGTGAAATGTTCGCCATCGGCGAGTTTTATTATTATGCTTTAAACCTTACCAACAGTACCCTTTCCCACCATCATGAAAATATTCTCAGGCTCCATGGACTGTCTTCCTATCCTGAAAATTTAAAGGAGGTGATTGATCTTACCCACCCTGATGATATTGAATTTGTAATAAAAGCCGAACAGACCCTGATTGACAAAATGACAGAGATAGGTCTTGAGCACCAGCTTTATATCAAATGCAGCTACTGCTTCAGAATGAGAACTGCAGAAGGAAAATACGAGCTCTTCCACCATCAGTCGGTCATCACGATGGAAGATGAGACCGGCATCCCGATACAGGCCATAAATATACATACCAACATTAACCATATTACAAAAATAAATCCGTATACCGTTCTGGTTTCCGGGATAGGTCCGAGAAATGATTTTCACCAGGTGAAATTCGACTGCTTTTCAGAGCCTGAGAATTTTTCTGAACATTTAACCAAAAGAGAAATGGAAATTCTTGCCCTGATCGCCAAAGGCTACTCCGCTCCCGAAATAGCCCAGGCCCTCATTCTGTCTGAACATACCATACGTACACACAGGAAAAATATCCTCCGGAAAACAGATTCCAGAAACAGTAAAGAGCTGGTAAAAAAAGCTTTTGAAAAAGGGCTTATTTAA
- a CDS encoding oxygenase MpaB family protein, protein MERIPIQPRFKDAPHFRSFWENGNGKQLIDFSGAEVSFKDFEKFSSYFYHVDEMGDQVVKDVYFVKKFHEASREIEGYIRNGVTEADQVPDSVKKLFAQTENVPDWLDYNLLKSGAELCMRSNLDSLISLRDYCLMGGYDYSYLNKPLTATEALKKGAVKRLSETLDFWVNATRYNALELHAKGYEFAIKTRLIHSYARLSIKKHYKQWDTENWGEPINSWDMMATYIGFSLVFLHSLQKLGNTFSIEEEQGIFHLWKYVGYLLGIPEHILPDNKKQATEYFYLWTSVQPPSDKDSILLAHSLLDESLENPILKFKFQRKNLRYLHICCTWFLLDDEVCKRLQIPEVSNKNLFPKTKIFINTIYDRLVSRDARIRKGDKDQMKVLEDYLKITKNSNFH, encoded by the coding sequence ATGGAACGAATACCCATACAACCCCGTTTTAAAGATGCGCCCCACTTCAGAAGTTTTTGGGAAAATGGTAATGGAAAACAGCTGATTGATTTTTCCGGTGCCGAAGTAAGCTTCAAAGACTTTGAAAAATTTTCATCCTATTTTTACCATGTAGACGAGATGGGTGATCAGGTAGTGAAGGACGTCTACTTTGTCAAAAAATTCCACGAAGCATCCAGAGAAATTGAGGGCTATATACGAAATGGAGTTACAGAAGCAGATCAGGTTCCAGACAGTGTAAAAAAGCTTTTTGCCCAAACAGAAAATGTTCCCGACTGGCTTGATTACAATCTCCTGAAAAGCGGTGCCGAGCTGTGCATGCGAAGCAACCTGGACTCACTGATCTCACTAAGAGATTACTGTCTCATGGGAGGTTACGATTACTCTTACCTCAATAAACCGCTTACAGCTACGGAAGCCCTGAAAAAAGGCGCGGTGAAACGCCTTTCCGAAACGCTGGACTTTTGGGTGAATGCCACCCGTTATAATGCCTTGGAGCTCCATGCAAAAGGGTATGAATTTGCCATAAAAACACGGCTTATCCATTCCTATGCGAGGCTTTCCATTAAGAAGCATTATAAGCAGTGGGACACGGAAAACTGGGGCGAGCCCATCAATTCATGGGATATGATGGCTACTTATATCGGATTCAGTCTGGTTTTTCTTCACAGCCTTCAAAAGCTGGGCAATACGTTCTCCATTGAGGAGGAACAAGGAATTTTTCACCTATGGAAATATGTGGGATACTTACTGGGAATTCCTGAACATATTCTTCCGGACAACAAAAAACAAGCAACGGAATATTTTTATCTTTGGACATCGGTACAGCCGCCTTCGGATAAAGATTCTATTCTGCTGGCTCATTCATTGTTGGATGAATCTCTGGAAAATCCAATTTTAAAATTTAAATTTCAAAGAAAAAATTTAAGGTATCTCCACATTTGCTGTACATGGTTTCTTCTGGACGATGAAGTATGCAAAAGATTACAGATTCCTGAAGTCTCCAACAAGAACCTGTTTCCAAAAACAAAGATTTTCATCAATACAATTTATGACCGTCTGGTAAGCCGCGATGCCCGGATAAGAAAAGGAGATAAAGACCAGATGAAAGTACTGGAAGACTATCTGAAGATCACAAAAAATTCAAATTTCCATTAA
- the recA gene encoding recombinase RecA, whose product MSNIDDKKKALALVLDKLDKTYGKGTVMTLGDDSVDNTIEVIPSGSLGLDIALGVGGYPRGRIIEIYGPESSGKTTLTLHAIAEAQKAGGIAAFIDAEHAFDRTYAAKLGIDLENLIISQPDNGEQALEIADNLIRSGAIDIVVIDSVAALTPKAEIEGEMGDSKMGLHARLMSQALRKLTATISRTKCTVIFINQLREKIGVMFGNPETTTGGNALKFYASVRLDIRKASAPIKNGDEAIGSRVKVKIVKNKVAPPFKQAEFDIMYGEGVSKVGEILDTAVDMGVVKKSGSWFSYEETKLGQGRDAVKDVLRDNPELAEELENKIKEEMKNKK is encoded by the coding sequence ATGAGTAACATTGATGATAAGAAAAAAGCACTGGCACTGGTGCTTGACAAGCTAGATAAAACATACGGAAAGGGAACTGTAATGACGCTGGGAGATGACTCTGTAGACAATACGATAGAGGTAATTCCTTCAGGATCTTTAGGACTTGACATCGCATTAGGCGTTGGCGGTTACCCGAGAGGAAGAATCATTGAAATATATGGTCCTGAATCTTCCGGTAAAACAACATTAACCCTTCACGCTATTGCTGAAGCTCAGAAAGCAGGGGGTATTGCGGCATTTATTGATGCGGAGCACGCTTTCGACAGAACGTATGCTGCCAAGCTGGGAATTGATCTGGAAAACCTTATTATTTCACAACCGGACAACGGAGAGCAGGCATTGGAAATTGCCGATAACCTGATCCGTTCGGGCGCTATTGATATCGTGGTTATTGACTCGGTAGCTGCTCTTACGCCAAAGGCAGAAATTGAAGGGGAAATGGGAGATTCCAAAATGGGTCTTCACGCCAGATTAATGTCACAGGCACTAAGAAAGCTTACCGCTACTATTTCAAGAACAAAATGTACGGTAATCTTCATCAACCAGCTGAGAGAGAAAATCGGGGTAATGTTCGGGAATCCGGAAACTACAACCGGTGGTAATGCCCTGAAATTCTATGCTTCTGTAAGACTGGATATCAGAAAAGCAAGTGCACCTATTAAAAACGGTGATGAAGCTATCGGAAGCCGCGTGAAAGTGAAGATTGTGAAAAACAAAGTAGCTCCTCCATTCAAACAGGCAGAATTTGACATTATGTACGGTGAAGGGGTTTCAAAAGTAGGAGAAATCCTTGATACTGCTGTGGACATGGGCGTTGTGAAGAAAAGCGGTTCATGGTTCAGCTATGAAGAGACTAAATTAGGTCAGGGACGTGATGCAGTGAAGGATGTTTTAAGAGATAATCCTGAACTTGCTGAGGAACTGGAAAACAAAATCAAAGAAGAAATGAAGAATAAGAAATAA
- the htpG gene encoding molecular chaperone HtpG, with amino-acid sequence MTKGNINVSVENIFPLIKKFLYSDHEIFLRELISNATDATLKLKHLTSIGEAQLEYGNPKLEVKIDKEQKTLRIIDQGIGMTGEEVEKYINQVAFSGAEEFLEKYKDTAKDSGIIGHFGLGFYSAFMVAEKVEILTKSYKDEPAVRWICDGSPEFTLEETTDKTDRGTEIILHIAEDSTEFLEETKIRELLSKYNKFMPVPIKFGTKTHTLPLPEDAPEDAVAETEEVDNIINNPTPAWTIAPSELNSEDYMKFYHELYPMQFEEPLFNIHLNVDYPFNLTGILFFPKLSNNLNIDKDKIQLYQNQVFVTDEVKGIVPDFLMLLRGVIDSPDIPLNVSRSYLQADGAVKKISSYITKKVADKMSSLINENREDYEKKWNDIKIVIEYGIITEEKFAEKADKFTLYPTTDGKYFLWNELMEKIQPLHTDKDGNTVILYATNADEQHSYIQAANDKGYDVLLLDSPVISHVIQKLETTKEKISFARVDADHINNLIKKDEPVISKLTETEKESLKKDVEDAVKDAKFTVQLEDLDSSDAPFTITQPEFMRRMKEMQATGGGGMFGMGGFPEMYNLVVNSNSELSNQILKTENSEEKETLIKHALDLAKLSQNLLKGKDLTDFIQRSYKQLEK; translated from the coding sequence ATGACTAAAGGAAATATTAATGTATCGGTGGAAAACATTTTCCCACTTATTAAAAAATTTCTTTACAGTGATCACGAAATATTTTTAAGAGAACTGATCTCCAACGCTACTGACGCTACTTTAAAATTAAAACATCTGACCAGCATCGGGGAAGCTCAACTGGAATACGGAAATCCTAAACTTGAGGTGAAAATCGATAAAGAGCAGAAAACGCTACGTATTATCGACCAGGGAATCGGGATGACAGGTGAAGAAGTTGAAAAGTACATCAACCAGGTTGCTTTTTCCGGAGCTGAAGAATTCCTTGAAAAGTATAAAGATACGGCCAAAGACTCTGGAATTATCGGTCATTTCGGCCTTGGGTTCTACTCCGCGTTTATGGTAGCGGAAAAAGTGGAAATTCTTACCAAGTCTTATAAAGATGAGCCGGCAGTTCGTTGGATCTGCGACGGAAGCCCTGAATTCACACTTGAGGAAACAACGGATAAAACAGACAGAGGAACGGAAATCATTCTTCATATTGCAGAAGATTCTACAGAATTTTTAGAAGAAACGAAGATCCGTGAGCTGCTTTCAAAATATAATAAATTTATGCCTGTTCCTATTAAATTCGGAACAAAAACACATACGCTTCCATTACCTGAGGACGCACCGGAAGATGCAGTTGCAGAAACTGAGGAAGTAGACAATATCATCAACAATCCTACACCGGCATGGACGATTGCGCCAAGCGAACTGAACAGTGAGGATTATATGAAGTTCTATCACGAGCTTTATCCAATGCAATTTGAGGAGCCTTTATTCAATATTCATCTGAATGTGGACTATCCTTTCAACCTTACCGGAATTCTATTCTTCCCTAAACTGAGCAATAATCTGAATATCGATAAGGATAAAATCCAGCTGTACCAGAACCAGGTATTCGTAACGGATGAAGTGAAAGGCATTGTTCCTGACTTCCTGATGCTTTTAAGAGGGGTAATTGATTCTCCGGATATTCCGCTGAATGTTTCCCGTTCTTATCTTCAGGCAGACGGCGCAGTGAAAAAGATCTCTTCTTACATCACTAAAAAAGTGGCTGATAAAATGTCTTCCCTGATCAACGAAAACCGTGAGGATTATGAGAAAAAATGGAATGACATTAAGATTGTCATTGAATATGGAATCATCACTGAAGAGAAATTCGCTGAAAAAGCTGATAAGTTCACGCTATATCCTACTACAGACGGAAAATACTTCCTGTGGAATGAATTAATGGAAAAAATCCAGCCTTTGCACACCGATAAAGACGGTAATACGGTCATCCTGTATGCCACCAATGCGGATGAACAACACAGCTACATTCAGGCAGCGAATGATAAAGGTTATGACGTTCTGTTGTTGGATTCCCCGGTAATTTCCCACGTGATCCAGAAGCTGGAAACTACAAAAGAGAAGATCTCATTTGCAAGAGTAGATGCAGACCACATCAATAATCTGATCAAAAAAGACGAACCCGTAATTTCAAAATTAACCGAAACTGAAAAAGAATCTTTAAAGAAAGATGTGGAAGATGCTGTGAAAGACGCAAAATTCACGGTACAGCTTGAAGACCTTGACAGCAGTGATGCTCCGTTTACCATTACCCAGCCCGAATTCATGAGAAGAATGAAAGAGATGCAGGCAACCGGCGGCGGCGGAATGTTCGGAATGGGAGGATTCCCGGAAATGTACAACCTGGTGGTGAATTCCAACAGTGAACTTTCCAACCAGATCTTAAAGACAGAAAATTCTGAAGAAAAGGAAACGCTGATCAAACACGCTTTGGATCTTGCCAAGCTTTCCCAAAACCTATTGAAAGGAAAAGACCTGACAGATTTTATCCAGAGAAGCTATAAGCAGCTGGAGAAATAA
- a CDS encoding helix-turn-helix transcriptional regulator: MQKEKLRTIRKQKGYTQQQIADIIATDVSNYSRKESGDVKIVRDEWDKIARFLEVPVEEIYEDEEAKVVVNYDHPVFNDKSISAGSITNQNNYDNIPGDVIENLQGYIALLKEENDRLKEELKSLKSKK, translated from the coding sequence ATGCAAAAAGAAAAACTACGCACTATTAGAAAACAAAAAGGCTATACCCAGCAGCAGATCGCTGATATTATCGCAACGGATGTATCCAACTACAGCAGAAAGGAAAGCGGTGATGTAAAGATCGTCCGGGATGAATGGGATAAAATTGCCCGTTTTCTGGAAGTTCCCGTGGAGGAAATTTATGAAGATGAAGAAGCAAAGGTTGTGGTTAATTATGATCATCCTGTTTTTAATGACAAGTCTATTTCCGCGGGATCAATCACCAACCAGAATAATTATGATAATATTCCGGGAGATGTTATTGAAAATCTTCAAGGCTACATCGCTTTATTAAAAGAAGAAAATGACAGACTTAAAGAAGAACTGAAAAGTTTAAAAAGCAAAAAGTAG
- a CDS encoding MGMT family protein, producing the protein MDEIFKQQVYEVSRLIPKGRVSSYGAIAKAVGYPNHSRHVGKAMGGCPEDVPAHRVISSSGVLSVPEFQKRLEAEGIVVENLRIKNFKKRFWDPMEEL; encoded by the coding sequence ATGGATGAAATTTTCAAACAACAGGTATACGAGGTCTCAAGGCTGATTCCCAAAGGCCGGGTTTCCTCTTACGGAGCCATTGCAAAAGCTGTGGGATACCCGAACCACTCCCGCCATGTTGGAAAAGCTATGGGAGGATGCCCTGAAGATGTGCCCGCACACCGCGTCATATCCAGTTCCGGGGTTTTGTCCGTTCCTGAATTCCAGAAAAGATTGGAAGCAGAAGGAATTGTTGTAGAAAATCTGAGGATAAAAAACTTTAAAAAACGGTTCTGGGACCCGATGGAAGAGCTGTGA